From Herbaspirillum sp. WKF16:
GTCCTTGACCTTGCCCGAATTGACCGGATAGCGGATGCGGAAACCCGCGAAGCCGACGTTGCGCAGCTGGCGCGGGTCGATGCCGCGGTTGGCGCTGTAGTCGAACAGCGCCGGACTGAAGCTGATCTCGCGCACCGCGCCGCCGACCACTTCATTGACCTTGACCGGTTCGTTGAAATTGCCGCCGAGGTGGATGAAGGACAGCTCGAACGGCAGCTTCTGCGTGCGCCACCAGGCCTTGTCGGCGCGGAAGTGGATCTGGTTGGCCTGCTCGTAGCTCAGGTCCTTGATCGACTTGGGCAGGTCGTCGGAAGGCTTCTTGTACGACTTGCCGGCCAGCGCCTTGGCGCGCGCGGCCACGGTATTGAAATCGAAGGCGAATGCCGCCGAATGAAACGCCAGCAAACCCACCAGGGTTGCCGGAACAACAAGACGGCGCCACCAGGACGGTCTTGCGGCGCCGCGCGCGGACGTGGATCCCGGCGCGGGCCATGAGGTGGAGTGAAGCGGCATTATTGTTTTGTCTGACATGCAATTTTCTGGTTGGAGTGCTTTCCCCCGGCTGCGGATCGAACCGCCGCCGGACTGTTCCCGCGCGGGACGGCGGATGAACCTCCGGCCCGGCGTGGAAAGCAGGCGCTAGTTTACCCAAATGTCGCGTGAATTGTTCGTGCGGATGGCTTGAATCCGGCATTTGCCGGAGATATTTCCCGCCGACAATCCCGCCGACGGGAAATGCCGGGCCGACGGAGGCGGCGCCTGCGAGGAACCGTCAACGCAACCCGTGGCGGCGGCGCTCGCCCTAACTCTTCCGTGGCGGCGCCCGGGCAGGCGGTCGAAACTGTTTCGATCCATACGCTGTCTGGTATAAGGGCGGCGGTGGCACAGAAAGTTCCGTGATGCAGCATGCCTCCTGTAACATTGCGGCTCCAGCGACGGCGCGGGGGCGATCCAGACTCGCCGTCGCCGCCGGCCGCCCAACCCAACATCCATCCTGAACGCGCATGTCCACTTCCGCAGGCAAGCTCACCATCGTCGTCGCCACCGACCAGAACAACGGCATCGGCATCAACAACACCCTGCCCTGGCGGTTGCCGGAAGACCTCGCCCATTTCAAGCGCACCACGTCCGGCCACGCCATCCTGATGGGCCGCAAGACCTTCGAGTCGATCGGCCGGCCGCTGCCCAACCGCCGCAATATCGTGATCACGCGCAATGCCGGCTGGCAACACGAGGGCGTGGAGACTGCCGCCTCGCTGCCGGCCGCGGCCGCCCTGGCCGGCGACGAGCCGGCCTTCATCATCGGCGGCGCGCAGGTCTACGCCGAGGCGCTGCCGCTGGTGAACCGCCTGATCGTCACGCGCATCGAGCAGGCGTTCGACTGCGACGCCTTCTTCCCCGTCCTCGATCCCCAGCAGTGGGAAGAGACCGCGCGCGAAGCGCACCGCTCCGACAGCGCCGGTTTGAACTACGCATTTGTGACATACGAAAGACGTTGAACCGGCCGCGCCGGGCGGATGTTGTTTTTCCCCGGTTTTTTCTGAAACAGCGCACCTGTTTCGCGCATATCTGCGACAATCCGGCTTTCTTTTTTTTCGGCGCGCAAGCCCTGCCAGCCCAGGCGCAGTTCCTTTTCACCCCTGAGCGCTAACGCCTCTCCGGCGCTGACGCGCTCAAGCCCTGGAGAACACAATGAAATTCCGTTTCCCCATCGTCATCATCGACGAAGACTTCCGCTCCGAAAACACCTCGGGCCTCGGCATCCGCGCGCTGGCCGACGCGATCCAGGCCGAGGGCATGGAAGTGCTGGGCGTGACCAGCTACGGCGACCTGGCCCAGTTCGCGCAGCAGCAGTCGCGCGCCTCGGCCTTCATCCTGTCGATCGACGACGAGGAACTGGGCTCGGGCTCCGACGAGGACACCGATTTCGCGCTCAAGGCCCTGCGCGCCTTCGTCGGCGAGATCCGCCACAAGAACGCCGACATCCCCATCTACCTGTACGGCGAAACCCGCACCTCGCGTCACATCCCCAACGATGTCCTGCGCGAGCTGCACGGCTTCATCCACATGTTCGAGGACACCCCGGAGTTCGTGGCGCGCCACATCATCCGCGAAGCCAAGTCCTACCTCGACGGCCTGGCGCCGCCGTTCTTCCGCGCGCTGGTGGAATACGCCAACGATGGTTCCTATTCCTGGCACTGCCCCGGCCACTCGGGCGGCGTGGCCTTCCTGAAGTCGCCGGTGGGCCAGATGTTCCACCAGTTCTTCGGCGAGAACATGCTGCG
This genomic window contains:
- a CDS encoding dihydrofolate reductase, which encodes MSTSAGKLTIVVATDQNNGIGINNTLPWRLPEDLAHFKRTTSGHAILMGRKTFESIGRPLPNRRNIVITRNAGWQHEGVETAASLPAAAALAGDEPAFIIGGAQVYAEALPLVNRLIVTRIEQAFDCDAFFPVLDPQQWEETAREAHRSDSAGLNYAFVTYERR